The Miscanthus floridulus cultivar M001 chromosome 7, ASM1932011v1, whole genome shotgun sequence genome includes a region encoding these proteins:
- the LOC136467337 gene encoding uncharacterized protein isoform X1, with protein sequence MAITFLSRILQTIRGVLDCKRSSIRHCFYWSELLPPPWLCRRPPAFRGRAARRRSTQTAMAHRGSSQDLRRRTVRCSPQPWTSLQPPTEARPAYVFY encoded by the exons ATGGCTATCACCTTTTTATCCAG GATCCTACAGACTATAAGAGGCGTGTTAGACTGCAAGCGAAGCAGTATCCGGCATTG TTTTTATTGGTCCGAGCTCCTCCCGCCTCCATGGCTGTGCCGCCGGCCGCCAGCGTTCCGtggccgcgccgcccgccgccggAGCACGCAGACCGCCATGGCCCACCGCGGGAGCTCGCAGGACCTCCGTCGTAGGACCGTGAGATGCTCGCCCCAGCCATGGACGAGCCTCCAGCCGCCCACCGAAGCTCGCCCCGCTTATGTATTCTACTAG
- the LOC136467337 gene encoding SUMO-conjugating enzyme SCE1-like isoform X2 produces MQVFIGIQDLLDQPNPADPAQTDGYHLFIQDPTDYKRRVRLQAKQYPALFLLVRAPPASMAVPPAASVPWPRRPPPEHADRHGPPRELAGPPS; encoded by the exons ATGCAGGTTTTCATCGGTATCCAGGACTTGCTAGATCAGCCAAATCCTGCTGACCCTGCTCAAACAGATGGCTATCACCTTTTTATCCAG GATCCTACAGACTATAAGAGGCGTGTTAGACTGCAAGCGAAGCAGTATCCGGCATTG TTTTTATTGGTCCGAGCTCCTCCCGCCTCCATGGCTGTGCCGCCGGCCGCCAGCGTTCCGtggccgcgccgcccgccgccggAGCACGCAGACCGCCATGGCCCACCGCGGGAGCTCGCAGGACCTCCGTCGTAG